CGCCGACCGTTTCCTGTCCGCCTTCGACCAGGTGTCCGGCGGCCACCTCCACGACCCCTACTGGGACGTCCGCGCCCTCCTCGACCTGCTGCCCGAGGACGACTGCCAGGCCATGGACGAGGCCGAGGTCCCCCTCTACGAGAACTATCTCGCCCGCCTCCTCGCCGACTGCTGAAGCCTGCGGCTCCTGTGCGTCACACGAGGCGGTGGCCGGGACGGCACGAGGCGGAGGGCCGGTGTCAGAGGTTGACGGTCTCGATGGGGAGGCTGGAGTCCGCGGGGAGCCGAAGGTCCGAGGGGGACGCTCCCGACGCGACGAGCTCGGAGCCGAGCGCCGCGACCATGGCGCCGTTGTCGGTGCACAGCTTCGGACGCGGCACCCGCAGCCGGACGCCCGCGGCCTCGCAGCGCTCCGCCGCCATGGCGCGCAGGCGCGAGTTGGCCGCGACGCCGCCGCCGATCAGCAGGTCGCGGACGTCGTTGTCCTTGCAGACCTTCAGCGCCTTCTGCGTCAGGACGTCGACCACCGCCTCCTGGAACGACGCCGCCACGTCCGCGACCGGCACCGGCTCCCCGGCGCGCTCCTTGGCCTCCACCCAGCGGGCCACCGCCGTCTTCAGGCCGGAGAACGAGAAGTCGTAGGTCCCGTCGTTGTACTTGCCGCGCGGGAACGCGATCGCGTCCGGATCGCCCTCGCGGGCCAGCCGGTCGATGACGGGGCCGCCGGGGAAGCCGAGGTCGAGGACGCGGGCGACCTTGTCGAACGCCTCGCCCGCCGCGTCGTCCACGGTGGCGCCGAGGGACCGGACGTCGGACGCCACGTCCGGCACCAGCAGCAGCGACGAGTGGCCGCCCGACACGAGCAGCGCCACGCACGGCTTCGGCAGCGGGCCGTGTTCGAGCTGGTCGACGCACACGTGCGCGGCGAGATGGTTAACGCCGTACAGCGGCTTGCCCAGCGACAACGCGTACGCCTTGGCCGCCGCCACCCCGACCATCAGCGCGCCGGGCAGCCCCGGGCCGGCCGTCACCGCGAACGCGTCGACGTCGGTGAACGCGACCCCGGCCTCGGCCAGCGCCCGCTCCACCGTCGGAGCCATCGCCTCCAGGTGCGCCCGCGACGCGACCTCCGGCACGACGCCGCCGAACCGGGCGTGCTGGTCGACGCTGGACGCGATGGCGTCCGCCAGAAGGGTGTTCCCCCGCACGATCCCGACACCGGTCTCGTCGCAGGAGGTCTCGATGCCGAGCACCAGCGGCTCGTCCCGAATCACATGCTCTCCCTGTTGAAGCCCATGGGCGGGCGGGTCCGGAGCTTGCGGCACATGACGATCGCGTCCGTGCCCGACGGCTGGTAGTAGCCCCTGCGGATCCCGACCCGCTCGAACCCGAACCGCTCGTAGAGGCGGCGCGCGGGGTCGTTGTCGGCGCGGACCTCAAGGAACACCGCCTCGCTGTTGCGGCGGACGGCCTCGTCCAGCAGCTCGGTGAGCAGCGCGGCGCCGGTGCCGCTCCCCCTCCGGTCGGCGCGCACCGCGATGGTCTGCACGTCGGCCTGCCCCCCGGCCGCGGCCAGGCCCGCGTAGCCGACGATCTCGCCTCCGGAGTCCTCCGCGACGACGTAGTGCCGGGTGCGGGGCTGGTCGGCGAGCTCCCCGCGGAGCATCTCCTCGCTCCACGGGTCCTCGGGGAACAGCGTCCGCTCCAGCCGGTGGACGACCGGCAGGTCCGCCATGGTCATCGGCCGCAGGACGACCTCGCTCACGCCGGCGTCACCCTCTTGCGGGGCCCGGGCTCCCTCGCGTCCGGCCTGCGCAGATAGAGCGGCTCGGGCGGCAGGAGCGCCGGCCCCTTCTTCCCGGACAGGCGCGCGACGGCCAGCTCCGCGAGGGCGCCGGCGGTGGGCAGCAGCGGCTCGTGGTCCGTTCCGCCAAAGACGGCGGGGTACAGCGCGGCGCCCTCGCCGACGACGGGAAGCCCCTCGGGCGCCCCGTCCAGCACCTCGGACGGCGCCCCGACCTCGGGTCCTCTGGTGCGCACACGGCAGGAGTCGTACCGCGCCCAGTAGACCTCCCTGCGGCGGGCGTCCGTCACGACGGCGAACGGCTCGGTCCTCCCGGTGGCCCACGCGATGACGTCCAGCGTGCAGAATCCGTGGACGGGGATGCCGAGCGCCTCCCCCATGGACCGGGCGGTGACCAGCCCGACCCGGAGCCCGGTGTAGGGACCCGGCCCCACCCCCACGGCGATGGCGCTGAGATCGGCGGGGGCCGCTCCCGCCTCCGCCATCACGTCCGCGATCGACGGGGTGAGCAGCTCGGTGTGCCTGCGCCGGTCGACCGCCTCGGAGACGCCGCGCGGTGCCGCGCCCTCACCCGGCGTCCACTCGTACAGCGCCACGGTGATCGCGGCGGTCGCGGTATCGAAAGCCAAGACCAGCACGGGTTGTAAGCCTACAGCCCGGTCCAGTGCACGGAAGCCGCCCGCTTCCGCGCGCTCGCGGCGGCCCGCGGGAGGTTCAAGACTGGTCGAGCCCCTGGATGACGGCCCGCGCCACCTCGACCGCGCCGTCGGTGGCGGCGCCGGAGGACAGCGGGTCGCCGTCGTTGGAGCCCGAGTAGTGGATGGTGATGAGGACGTTGCCCAGGCGGACGTTGCCGATCGCCTCGGCCGAGCCCTGCCCCTTGTCGACGCTGTAGACGACGTAGCCGTCGTCGCCGACGTCGTCGAGGCGCTTCTTCTCGGTGAGCTTCTGGCCGGCCAGGAGCGACTCGCCGGACTCGTCGGCGGAGCGCTCGGAGGCGAACGTGGCGCTGGCGGTGTCGGTCGCCGTCCTGCCGTTCGCGGCGGCGATCGCGCGCAGCTCGACCGTGAGCTGCCGCTTGTTCTTGCCCGTGTAGGCGCCCCACACGCACTGGTTCTGCCGGTCACTGCTCTGGTAGTTGTCGGCCTCGGTGCGCTCGGAGCCGGGCGCCAGCTTGTCTATGACGTCCTGGCCGACGATCGTGCAGGAGTCGGGGACGGCCGAGCGCTCGCCCTTCGACGTCGGGGAGCCGCCGGTGGCGCTGCCGACGACCTGGCCGCCGCCGTCATCGTCGTCGCCCGCGCCGACGCCGCTCAGGACGACGAACGCGGCGAGGACGCACACGGCGATCGCGGCGGCCGCCCCGCCGAGGACGACGGCCCAGCGCCTGCCGTCGCGGCGGTCGCGCACGACCCGGTGGCTGCCGGTGCGGTACCCGCCGCCGGTCCTGGACGTGCCGCCGCCCGAGCGGTACGCGCCACCGGACCGGTACCCGCCGCTGTCGGTGCGGTAGCCGCCGCTCTCCGCGCGGTAGCCGCCGGAGTCCCGGTCGTACTCGCCGCTGCCGGTCCCGGTCTGGTAGGGGCCGGTCTCCCTCTGGTAGGGGCCGCTGCCGGTCCGGCCGGAGCGCCGGCCGCCGGTGTCGTGCCCGCCGGTCGGGTAGCCGCCGCCCGCCTCGGAGTCGCGGCCGTAACCGCCGGACCGGCGGCCGGCCCCGCGGCCCGCGGACTCGAGGTCGCTCGACCCGTAGCCGCCCGAGCCGTAACCTCCCGAGCCGTAACCTCCCGACCCGTATCCACCCGAGCCGGAGCCCCCGGACCCGTATCCGCCCGACTCGTACGCGCCGGACCCGTACCCGCCCGTCTCGAGCCCGCTCGTCTCGTAGCCGCCGGACCCGTAACCTCCCGACCCGTATCCGCCCGGCGCGCGGCCACCGGCCGGCTCGGAACCGCCGGACGGGTAGCCGCCGGACCCGTACCCGGCGGCCGGGTACCCGCCCGTCCCGTAGCCGCCCGGCTCCGGGGAACGGCGGGCTTGCTGGTAGGGCGCGTACTCGTCGGAGCCCGCACCGTAGCCACCGCCGTCCCGCCGGTAACCGCCGTTCCGGCCACCGTCCGAACC
The sequence above is drawn from the Actinomadura hallensis genome and encodes:
- the tsaD gene encoding tRNA (adenosine(37)-N6)-threonylcarbamoyltransferase complex transferase subunit TsaD gives rise to the protein MIRDEPLVLGIETSCDETGVGIVRGNTLLADAIASSVDQHARFGGVVPEVASRAHLEAMAPTVERALAEAGVAFTDVDAFAVTAGPGLPGALMVGVAAAKAYALSLGKPLYGVNHLAAHVCVDQLEHGPLPKPCVALLVSGGHSSLLLVPDVASDVRSLGATVDDAAGEAFDKVARVLDLGFPGGPVIDRLAREGDPDAIAFPRGKYNDGTYDFSFSGLKTAVARWVEAKERAGEPVPVADVAASFQEAVVDVLTQKALKVCKDNDVRDLLIGGGVAANSRLRAMAAERCEAAGVRLRVPRPKLCTDNGAMVAALGSELVASGASPSDLRLPADSSLPIETVNL
- the rimI gene encoding ribosomal protein S18-alanine N-acetyltransferase encodes the protein MSEVVLRPMTMADLPVVHRLERTLFPEDPWSEEMLRGELADQPRTRHYVVAEDSGGEIVGYAGLAAAGGQADVQTIAVRADRRGSGTGAALLTELLDEAVRRNSEAVFLEVRADNDPARRLYERFGFERVGIRRGYYQPSGTDAIVMCRKLRTRPPMGFNRESM
- the tsaB gene encoding tRNA (adenosine(37)-N6)-threonylcarbamoyltransferase complex dimerization subunit type 1 TsaB; this translates as MLVLAFDTATAAITVALYEWTPGEGAAPRGVSEAVDRRRHTELLTPSIADVMAEAGAAPADLSAIAVGVGPGPYTGLRVGLVTARSMGEALGIPVHGFCTLDVIAWATGRTEPFAVVTDARRREVYWARYDSCRVRTRGPEVGAPSEVLDGAPEGLPVVGEGAALYPAVFGGTDHEPLLPTAGALAELAVARLSGKKGPALLPPEPLYLRRPDAREPGPRKRVTPA